In Thermococcus stetteri, a genomic segment contains:
- a CDS encoding AbrB/MazE/SpoVT family DNA-binding domain-containing protein, with product MVIPMVSIRLKVGPKGQIVIPKVFREAYGIKEGERL from the coding sequence ATGGTGATACCAATGGTCAGCATACGCCTGAAGGTCGGCCCGAAGGGCCAGATAGTAATACCCAAGGTCTTCAGGGAGGCCTACGGGATAAAGGAGGGGGAGAGGTTATAG
- a CDS encoding ArsA family ATPase yields MREFLLPKEGFRVVFVIGKGGVGKTTTSASIATALAKRGYKTLIVSLDPAHNLGDVFMVKLSDKPKELRENLYASELDMEKLIKSYLKHLEENLKNMYRYLTVINLEKYFEVLSFSPGIEEYATLEAIRNILLEGDKWDVIVFDTPPTGLTLRVMALPRISLIWAEKLMELRRKILERRRAIAKIHGEQRFKIGEEEIVLPTEEEEDPVMKELKKYREEVKFVEDVITDPNKTSVVAVMNPEMLPLYETKRAYESLKKFRVPFNLIVLNKVIEVSREIPEIQVKIEAQKKVLAEIEKTFSGVEIVKVPMFPEEPRGLEWLEKLGGMVVED; encoded by the coding sequence ATGAGGGAGTTCCTGCTTCCAAAGGAAGGTTTTAGAGTCGTGTTCGTTATAGGGAAGGGCGGCGTCGGAAAGACGACGACGAGCGCCTCAATAGCGACTGCTTTGGCCAAGAGGGGCTACAAGACGCTGATAGTTTCCCTCGACCCTGCCCACAATTTGGGCGACGTTTTCATGGTGAAGCTCTCCGACAAGCCGAAGGAACTACGGGAGAACCTCTACGCCAGCGAGCTGGACATGGAGAAGCTGATAAAGAGCTATCTGAAGCACCTCGAGGAGAACCTTAAGAACATGTACCGCTACCTGACCGTCATCAACCTCGAGAAGTACTTCGAAGTCCTCAGCTTCTCGCCTGGGATAGAGGAGTACGCGACCCTTGAGGCAATCAGGAACATCCTGCTCGAGGGCGATAAGTGGGATGTCATAGTCTTCGATACTCCCCCGACAGGGTTAACTCTCCGCGTTATGGCCCTTCCGAGGATTTCCCTGATCTGGGCCGAGAAGCTCATGGAGCTTAGGAGGAAGATACTCGAGAGGAGAAGGGCCATAGCGAAGATCCACGGGGAGCAGAGGTTCAAGATAGGCGAGGAGGAGATAGTCCTGCCCACCGAAGAGGAGGAAGACCCGGTTATGAAGGAGCTGAAGAAGTACCGCGAGGAGGTCAAGTTCGTCGAGGACGTCATCACAGATCCAAACAAGACGAGCGTTGTGGCGGTCATGAACCCTGAAATGCTCCCGCTCTACGAGACTAAAAGGGCCTACGAGAGCCTGAAGAAGTTCAGGGTTCCCTTCAACCTGATAGTCCTCAACAAGGTCATAGAGGTCTCGAGGGAGATACCAGAGATACAGGTCAAGATAGAAGCGCAGAAGAAAGTCCTGGCTGAGATAGAGAAGACCTTCAGCGGGGTTGAGATCGTAAAGGTTCCGATGTTCCCTGAGGAGCCGAGAGGACTTGAGTGGCTCGAAAAGCTCGGAGGTATGGTGGTTGAGGATTGA
- a CDS encoding carbon starvation CstA family protein: MNSAVVILVAGAIYLTMYFTYGKGLQNKVVRADPNRPTPAHKLYDGFDYVPAHPLVLYGHHFASIAGAGPIVGPAVAMAWGWLPGLIWVWFGNVFIGAVHDYLALMSSVRYDGKSVQWIAGKLMSRRTGIAFEFYILFALLLVLAAFMSVIAGIFKGTPEAATASILFLISAVIVGWLMYKTSLHFAVATLVGLFLVALSVWLGFKYPITTTYHNWLLFLFVYIIIAASIPVWILLQPRDYLNAYILWFGLILGGLAFIFIGGKGTFTAPAYTTWSANVVGGKPSPFWPTIPLVIACGSLSGFHSIVGSGTSSKQLDNEIHGLLVGYGGMFTEGFLSTIVIASISVYGLQVFQSLNIPVNVDNWGAQYAIQVVKHGLKVGIFAKSYAYGLQDAFGVPFKTGAVFASLWVSAFALTTLDTATRLGRFAWQEVAGMIMDTSSGIGKIIANKWLASVVLAALGVWLAWGNQWLILWPAFSGMNQMLASIALMTGALWVAKIQRPAGAWKWAVLIPALFLWITVTLALLWFLVVVVPGISEAGERYAVGFITLVGVLLNFLLAWDFWIAWKRPEEEYAAAAA; encoded by the coding sequence ATGAACTCGGCTGTAGTTATTCTGGTGGCAGGTGCCATCTATCTGACAATGTATTTTACCTACGGTAAAGGTCTGCAGAACAAGGTCGTACGGGCAGACCCCAACAGGCCAACACCTGCCCACAAGCTCTACGACGGCTTTGACTACGTCCCAGCACACCCGCTAGTCCTTTACGGACACCACTTCGCTTCGATAGCTGGAGCAGGGCCAATCGTCGGTCCAGCGGTGGCAATGGCCTGGGGATGGTTGCCGGGACTCATCTGGGTCTGGTTCGGAAACGTCTTCATTGGTGCCGTCCACGACTATCTCGCACTGATGTCATCGGTTCGCTACGATGGTAAGTCCGTCCAGTGGATTGCTGGAAAGCTTATGAGCAGAAGGACTGGTATAGCCTTCGAGTTCTACATCCTGTTCGCACTGCTCCTCGTCCTCGCGGCGTTCATGTCGGTGATCGCGGGAATATTCAAAGGTACCCCTGAGGCAGCCACAGCTTCAATACTGTTCCTAATCTCGGCAGTGATAGTCGGATGGCTGATGTACAAGACGAGCCTGCACTTTGCGGTAGCAACCCTTGTTGGTCTCTTCCTCGTCGCGCTCTCAGTATGGCTCGGCTTCAAGTACCCGATAACCACCACCTACCACAACTGGCTCCTGTTCCTCTTCGTGTACATCATCATAGCAGCTTCAATCCCGGTGTGGATACTGCTCCAGCCCAGGGACTACCTCAACGCCTACATCCTCTGGTTCGGCCTCATCCTCGGTGGGCTCGCCTTCATATTCATCGGCGGCAAGGGAACATTCACGGCTCCGGCCTACACAACCTGGTCTGCCAACGTCGTCGGCGGCAAGCCATCACCGTTCTGGCCAACGATACCCCTCGTCATCGCCTGTGGTTCCCTGAGCGGATTCCACTCAATCGTCGGTTCGGGAACCTCATCAAAGCAGCTTGACAACGAGATCCACGGACTCCTCGTTGGCTACGGTGGAATGTTCACCGAGGGATTCCTTTCAACCATCGTCATCGCCTCGATTTCAGTCTACGGCCTCCAGGTCTTCCAGAGCCTCAACATACCGGTCAACGTTGACAACTGGGGCGCCCAGTACGCCATCCAGGTCGTTAAGCACGGTCTCAAGGTCGGCATCTTCGCCAAGAGCTACGCCTACGGTCTGCAGGATGCCTTTGGCGTTCCGTTCAAGACAGGTGCGGTCTTCGCAAGCCTGTGGGTCTCGGCCTTTGCACTGACGACCCTCGATACCGCCACCAGGCTCGGCAGGTTCGCCTGGCAGGAAGTCGCTGGAATGATCATGGACACGAGCAGCGGCATTGGCAAGATCATTGCCAACAAGTGGCTTGCTTCCGTAGTTCTCGCGGCACTCGGCGTCTGGCTCGCCTGGGGCAACCAGTGGCTCATCCTCTGGCCGGCCTTCAGCGGAATGAACCAGATGCTCGCTAGTATAGCCCTCATGACCGGTGCCCTGTGGGTTGCCAAGATACAGAGGCCAGCGGGAGCATGGAAGTGGGCAGTCCTTATCCCGGCGCTCTTCCTCTGGATCACGGTGACGCTGGCCCTGCTGTGGTTCCTGGTCGTTGTTGTCCCAGGAATATCAGAGGCCGGAGAGAGATACGCAGTCGGCTTCATAACTCTAGTCGGTGTGCTCCTGAACTTCCTCCTGGCCTGGGACTTCTGGATCGCCTGGAAGAGGCCGGAGGAAGAGTACGCGGCCGCTGCCGCCTGA
- a CDS encoding peroxiredoxin has translation MVVIGEKFPEVEVKTTHGVIKLPDYFAEKGKWFVLFSHPADFTPVCTTEFYGMQKRIEEFRELGVEPIGLSVDQVFSHLKWMEWIKENLGEEITFPVIADDRGELADKLGMIPSGATITARAVFIVDDKGTIRAIVYYPAEVGRDWDEILRLVKALKTSDEKGVALPHKWPNNELIGDRAIVPPAGSVDQIKEREEAKAKGEIECYDWWFCHKKL, from the coding sequence ATGGTAGTTATAGGAGAAAAGTTCCCGGAAGTTGAGGTGAAGACCACCCACGGTGTGATAAAGCTGCCGGACTACTTCGCTGAGAAGGGCAAGTGGTTCGTCCTCTTCAGCCACCCGGCTGACTTCACGCCGGTCTGTACGACCGAGTTCTACGGCATGCAGAAGCGTATTGAAGAGTTCAGGGAGCTCGGCGTCGAGCCGATTGGACTGAGCGTTGATCAGGTCTTCAGCCACCTTAAGTGGATGGAGTGGATCAAGGAGAACCTCGGAGAGGAGATAACCTTCCCGGTCATAGCCGACGACAGGGGTGAGCTCGCTGACAAGCTCGGCATGATACCGAGCGGTGCCACCATAACCGCGAGGGCCGTCTTCATCGTCGATGACAAGGGCACCATAAGGGCCATCGTCTACTACCCGGCCGAGGTCGGCAGGGACTGGGATGAGATTTTAAGGCTCGTCAAGGCCCTCAAGACCAGCGACGAGAAGGGCGTCGCCCTGCCTCACAAGTGGCCGAACAACGAGCTTATCGGCGACCGCGCCATAGTCCCGCCGGCCGGAAGCGTCGACCAGATCAAGGAGCGCGAGGAAGCGAAGGCCAAGGGCGAGATCGAGTGCTACGACTGGTGGTTCTGCCACAAGAAGCTCTAG
- a CDS encoding DNA replication complex subunit Gins51, with product MDIVKLRELLEAELSSTDLNELDEDFYVEFDSLIKALKLSVESSRERGENVEERLYLAQLKIAESLMKEIIKLRLHKIVDLAVEGKIAEMTTEEKRLFNVIRAFVEREEIPEILEEVSQQEETEVKIEHKPKNVPKEAYIIQIDLPAILGPDMKEYGPFMAGDMAIIPTAIGRALVEREAARRVKISL from the coding sequence GTGGACATAGTGAAGCTCAGGGAACTCCTTGAAGCAGAGCTCTCAAGTACGGATCTAAATGAGCTTGATGAAGACTTCTACGTTGAGTTCGACAGCCTGATAAAGGCCCTAAAGCTGAGTGTGGAGAGCTCCAGGGAACGCGGGGAAAACGTCGAAGAGAGGCTTTACCTCGCCCAGCTCAAAATAGCGGAGTCCCTCATGAAGGAGATCATCAAGCTCAGACTCCACAAGATAGTTGATCTCGCCGTCGAGGGTAAAATTGCAGAAATGACGACTGAGGAAAAGAGGCTCTTCAACGTCATAAGGGCCTTTGTGGAGAGGGAAGAAATTCCCGAAATTTTGGAAGAAGTTTCACAGCAAGAAGAAACTGAAGTTAAGATCGAACACAAACCAAAGAACGTCCCGAAGGAAGCCTATATTATTCAGATAGACCTTCCAGCTATTCTTGGCCCGGACATGAAAGAGTACGGGCCCTTTATGGCGGGGGATATGGCCATCATCCCTACCGCTATCGGGCGCGCCCTCGTTGAGAGGGAGGCCGCCAGAAGGGTGAAGATATCCCTCTGA
- a CDS encoding iron-sulfur cluster assembly protein has product MRIEEILELLKKVKNPFTNMDIVSEGLVSKIEIDEEGNKVTIYVAFARNTPAHPFAMAVNWPIQARIVKDIAKVLGDKVSYLEVVDDTTLQRYYPLDEDMEV; this is encoded by the coding sequence TTGAGGATTGAGGAGATACTGGAACTCCTGAAGAAGGTTAAGAACCCCTTCACGAATATGGACATAGTCAGCGAGGGTCTTGTCAGCAAGATCGAAATAGACGAAGAAGGGAACAAGGTTACGATCTACGTCGCCTTCGCCAGGAACACTCCTGCCCATCCCTTCGCCATGGCCGTGAACTGGCCGATTCAGGCGAGGATAGTCAAAGATATCGCAAAGGTTTTAGGGGACAAGGTGAGCTACCTTGAGGTAGTGGATGATACCACTCTACAGCGGTATTATCCCCTTGATGAAGACATGGAGGTATGA
- a CDS encoding alpha/beta hydrolase, producing the protein MEVYKAKFGTPKRGWVVLVHGLGEHSGRYGKLISMLNEAGFGVYTFDWPGHGKSPGKRGHTSVEEAMEIIDSIIEELGEKPFLFGHSLGGLTVIRYAETRPDKIRGVVASSPALAKSPKTPGFMVALAKVLGRIAPGVTLSNGIKPELLSRNPDAVKRYIEDPLVHDRVSARLGRSIFENMELAHREADRIKVPVLLLVGTGDVITPPEGSRKLFEELKVEDKTLKEFEGAYHEIFEDPEWGEEFHRVIVNWFVEHSAEE; encoded by the coding sequence GTGGAAGTCTACAAGGCTAAGTTCGGAACTCCTAAGAGGGGATGGGTGGTTCTCGTCCACGGCCTTGGGGAGCACAGCGGCCGCTATGGAAAGCTGATCTCAATGCTCAACGAGGCAGGGTTCGGGGTTTATACTTTCGACTGGCCGGGACACGGGAAGAGCCCGGGGAAGAGGGGTCACACCAGCGTGGAGGAGGCTATGGAAATAATTGATTCCATAATTGAAGAATTGGGTGAAAAACCGTTCCTCTTCGGCCACAGCCTCGGCGGTCTAACCGTAATCCGCTACGCCGAGACGAGGCCCGATAAAATAAGGGGTGTCGTTGCTTCCTCTCCCGCCCTGGCCAAAAGTCCTAAAACGCCGGGCTTCATGGTTGCCCTCGCCAAAGTCCTGGGCAGGATAGCGCCGGGGGTTACTCTCTCCAACGGCATAAAGCCCGAGCTCCTCTCGAGGAATCCCGATGCAGTGAAGCGCTACATCGAAGACCCGCTCGTCCACGACAGGGTTTCCGCAAGGCTCGGAAGGAGCATCTTCGAGAACATGGAGCTAGCCCACAGGGAGGCGGACAGGATTAAAGTGCCCGTGCTCCTCCTCGTTGGCACTGGGGACGTCATAACTCCTCCGGAAGGGTCGAGGAAGCTCTTCGAGGAGCTTAAGGTCGAGGACAAGACGCTGAAGGAGTTCGAGGGAGCTTACCACGAGATATTTGAGGATCCTGAGTGGGGGGAGGAGTTCCACAGGGTTATAGTGAATTGGTTTGTAGAACATTCCGCTGAGGAATAA
- a CDS encoding transcriptional regulator, with protein MERGRLIKTVEAVLRASGYRVARLDLKGSCFDLVASGLFLLLFIKVAVNIDAVSEEQVEDLKRLAKFFKASPLIVGLRSKSGELEEGVVYERFGVYALRPETLYDALLNNELPAVFAERGGLYVRINGELLRELREKHGYSVNDLAQLLGVSRKSLLNYERGEQAVSLEVAIRLEELFDEALAEPIDVLNSRVEAKLDVKPESPLEREVFERLRRLGFGLVKVKKAPFNAVSKGDDFRILTGIDERKTRSTVRRAEMVAEVSRIINSDGVFILEKTKTEVVKEVPIIPKESLREVKDADELIKMIEELKREIKAKLFS; from the coding sequence ATGGAAAGGGGGAGACTCATAAAGACCGTTGAGGCAGTACTCAGAGCCTCTGGTTACAGGGTTGCCAGGTTAGACCTTAAAGGCTCATGCTTTGACCTAGTGGCCAGTGGCCTCTTCCTCCTGCTTTTCATTAAAGTGGCCGTAAACATTGACGCCGTCAGTGAGGAGCAAGTTGAAGACCTGAAGCGCTTGGCAAAGTTCTTCAAGGCATCCCCCCTCATCGTTGGACTGAGGAGCAAGAGCGGCGAGCTTGAAGAAGGTGTTGTCTACGAGCGCTTTGGAGTCTATGCCCTCCGCCCCGAGACCCTCTACGATGCCCTTCTAAACAACGAACTTCCAGCCGTTTTCGCGGAGCGCGGCGGCCTGTACGTCAGGATAAACGGAGAACTATTGAGGGAGCTCAGAGAGAAGCACGGCTACTCTGTAAACGATCTGGCCCAACTGCTTGGAGTGTCCAGAAAAAGCCTGCTCAACTACGAGCGCGGCGAGCAGGCGGTTTCACTTGAGGTCGCCATAAGGCTCGAGGAGCTCTTTGACGAGGCTCTTGCAGAGCCGATTGATGTGCTCAATTCGAGAGTCGAGGCGAAGCTCGACGTCAAGCCCGAGAGTCCCCTCGAGAGGGAGGTCTTCGAAAGGCTCAGGCGCCTTGGCTTCGGCCTCGTGAAAGTGAAGAAGGCCCCGTTCAACGCCGTCTCAAAGGGTGATGACTTCAGAATCCTGACCGGTATAGACGAGAGGAAGACGCGTTCGACCGTCAGGAGGGCCGAGATGGTGGCGGAGGTCAGCAGGATAATCAACTCGGACGGCGTTTTCATCCTCGAGAAGACCAAGACCGAGGTCGTTAAGGAAGTCCCGATAATCCCCAAGGAGAGCCTTAGGGAGGTTAAGGACGCCGACGAGCTCATCAAGATGATTGAAGAGCTCAAAAGGGAGATAAAAGCGAAGCTCTTCAGCTGA
- a CDS encoding pyruvate/oxaloacetate carboxyltransferase: MGRVEIIDTTFRDAHQSLIATRLQTEDMLAIAEKMDKIGFYSLEVWGGATFDVCIRYLREDPWERLRLLREHIKKTKLQMLLRGQNLIGYRHYPDDVVEKFVELAHKNGIDIFRVFDALNDIRNMELAIKKAKEVGAEVQGAIAYTTGKVFTLEYYMKKVEELLDLDVDVITIKDMAGLLTPWKAYELVSEIKERYGVPVNVHTHSPTGMAVATYLKAVEAGADFIDTAISPLAFGTAQPGIQTIWYALPEAVGSHLDRELIHEVSRYLKELLEEKYWGLLHKETLMVNPYILKYQVPGGMFSNLISQLKEMNALDRLNEVLEEIPRVREDLGWPPLVTPTSQIVGTQAVLNVLFGRYERVTQQVKDYVKGLYGRPPAEINPEVKQKILGDEKPITARPGDLLEPMLEKCRKELEEKGYSPTEEDLLTYCLFPQVALEFFEARKEGRKAPEVPPTAQKFKLYVNGVEFEVGVEGVDLSALKYLPHITQAGITTPAPQPTSAPSAPAPSPVPAPAPAPAPAATGEGVVTAPMPGKILRILVKKGEQVKTGQGLLILEAMKMENEIPAPKDGVVKGILVKEGDTVNTGDPLIEIE, encoded by the coding sequence ATGGGGAGGGTTGAGATAATAGACACAACGTTTAGGGATGCTCACCAGTCACTCATAGCAACTCGCCTGCAGACTGAGGACATGCTCGCGATAGCAGAAAAAATGGACAAGATTGGCTTCTACTCCTTGGAGGTCTGGGGAGGAGCGACTTTTGATGTCTGCATTCGCTACTTGAGAGAAGACCCCTGGGAGAGGCTCCGCCTCCTGAGGGAGCACATAAAGAAGACGAAGCTCCAGATGCTCCTTAGAGGTCAGAACCTCATCGGCTACCGCCACTACCCGGACGATGTCGTCGAAAAGTTCGTTGAGCTCGCACATAAGAACGGAATAGATATCTTCCGCGTCTTCGATGCCCTCAACGACATCAGGAATATGGAATTGGCGATAAAAAAGGCAAAAGAGGTCGGAGCAGAGGTTCAGGGGGCGATAGCGTACACAACGGGAAAGGTGTTCACACTCGAATACTACATGAAGAAGGTGGAAGAACTCCTCGACCTTGATGTTGACGTGATAACGATAAAGGACATGGCGGGCCTGCTGACGCCCTGGAAAGCCTACGAGCTGGTCAGCGAGATAAAGGAAAGATACGGCGTTCCGGTCAATGTACACACGCACTCCCCCACCGGAATGGCGGTCGCCACCTACCTCAAAGCAGTGGAAGCGGGAGCTGACTTCATAGACACCGCAATAAGCCCTCTCGCCTTTGGCACTGCCCAGCCGGGAATCCAGACGATATGGTACGCCCTTCCGGAGGCCGTCGGCTCCCACCTCGATAGGGAGCTGATCCACGAGGTCTCACGGTACCTCAAGGAGCTCCTCGAGGAGAAGTACTGGGGACTGCTCCACAAGGAGACCCTAATGGTCAATCCCTACATCCTGAAGTACCAGGTTCCAGGGGGAATGTTCTCCAACCTCATAAGCCAGCTAAAGGAAATGAACGCTCTAGACAGGCTCAATGAAGTCCTTGAGGAAATACCCCGCGTGAGGGAAGACCTCGGCTGGCCGCCGCTCGTCACACCCACAAGCCAGATAGTCGGCACTCAGGCAGTTTTGAACGTCCTCTTCGGGAGGTACGAGAGGGTAACCCAGCAGGTCAAGGACTACGTGAAGGGTCTCTACGGAAGGCCGCCGGCAGAGATAAACCCGGAGGTCAAGCAGAAAATACTCGGCGATGAGAAGCCCATAACGGCCAGACCAGGTGACCTTCTCGAGCCGATGCTTGAGAAGTGCAGAAAAGAGCTTGAGGAGAAGGGCTACAGCCCGACAGAAGAAGACCTCCTGACGTACTGCCTCTTCCCGCAGGTCGCGCTGGAGTTCTTTGAGGCTAGGAAAGAGGGGAGAAAAGCCCCAGAAGTACCGCCTACCGCCCAGAAGTTCAAGCTATACGTGAACGGCGTTGAGTTCGAGGTTGGAGTTGAAGGTGTTGACCTGAGCGCCCTCAAGTACCTGCCCCATATAACGCAGGCTGGGATAACCACTCCTGCACCACAACCGACTTCCGCTCCAAGCGCTCCAGCTCCGTCTCCGGTTCCAGCTCCTGCACCAGCACCAGCTCCAGCTGCTACAGGTGAAGGTGTTGTTACGGCCCCGATGCCCGGAAAAATCCTCAGAATACTCGTGAAGAAGGGCGAGCAGGTCAAAACCGGTCAGGGACTGCTCATTCTTGAGGCTATGAAGATGGAGAACGAGATTCCAGCGCCAAAGGACGGTGTTGTTAAGGGAATCCTCGTCAAAGAAGGAGACACCGTGAACACCGGAGACCCACTAATAGAAATAGAGTAG
- a CDS encoding transcription factor S encodes MKFCPKCGNLMLPDRKRKVWVCRSCGYEEPFDEEKDREKTRITKKVEHKPDEEIVVVEQDLKTLPIAHVTCPKCGNDTAYWWELQTRAGDEPSTIFYKCTKCGYVWRSYE; translated from the coding sequence ATGAAGTTCTGTCCGAAGTGCGGGAATTTGATGCTCCCTGACAGAAAGAGAAAGGTCTGGGTCTGCCGCTCATGTGGCTATGAGGAGCCTTTTGATGAGGAAAAAGATAGAGAGAAAACGAGGATCACCAAGAAAGTTGAACACAAGCCGGACGAGGAGATAGTCGTGGTAGAGCAGGACCTCAAGACCCTGCCAATAGCCCACGTTACTTGCCCTAAGTGCGGCAACGACACCGCCTACTGGTGGGAGCTCCAGACCAGGGCCGGAGACGAGCCGAGCACTATCTTCTACAAGTGCACCAAGTGTGGCTACGTCTGGAGGTCATATGAGTGA
- a CDS encoding DUF4932 domain-containing protein produces MGATNSNYPYLREVDSYFAPYLNLTAVKMANSMIHKQLLAYDAIPEFALHLDPENFSKIMNWSDMREIRPWLNPEKLNEFASAVAEFANETDFWGFYNSHREFYRKTLETFVKENGYISNLVKIEEEFFGENASAWYIEPQLVFCCHGFGYHMNTTNGMAVYAFLGLSYVSGGIPHVQATASSSSFLAHEFAHSFVNPAVDRHYDLFRPYESLFDPVSQELRKMAYTNFRIMLYETLVRAFEAYYLNVTVGPSAAEEKLRQNERVFYFIRDVYIFLLKASPFRAGMQ; encoded by the coding sequence GTGGGGGCAACGAACTCCAACTATCCCTACCTGAGGGAGGTGGACTCTTATTTTGCCCCATATCTGAATCTAACCGCCGTTAAAATGGCCAACTCAATGATCCATAAGCAGCTGCTGGCCTACGACGCTATTCCGGAGTTTGCACTTCATTTGGATCCCGAGAACTTCTCCAAGATCATGAACTGGAGTGACATGAGAGAAATAAGACCATGGTTGAACCCAGAGAAACTCAACGAGTTTGCATCAGCTGTGGCGGAGTTTGCCAACGAAACGGACTTCTGGGGGTTCTACAACAGTCACAGGGAGTTCTACAGAAAAACCCTGGAGACGTTTGTGAAGGAGAACGGATACATATCCAACCTGGTTAAAATTGAGGAAGAATTCTTCGGAGAGAACGCCTCCGCCTGGTACATCGAGCCCCAGCTGGTTTTCTGCTGCCACGGTTTTGGATACCACATGAACACCACAAACGGTATGGCGGTTTACGCTTTTCTTGGGCTCAGTTACGTGTCAGGTGGAATACCCCACGTTCAGGCTACTGCCAGCTCCTCGAGCTTCCTCGCCCACGAGTTCGCCCACAGCTTTGTCAATCCCGCCGTTGACAGGCACTACGATCTCTTTAGGCCCTATGAGTCTCTTTTTGATCCAGTATCTCAGGAACTCAGAAAGATGGCGTACACGAACTTCAGGATAATGCTCTACGAGACGCTTGTGAGGGCCTTTGAGGCGTATTACTTAAACGTGACGGTGGGCCCCAGTGCGGCGGAGGAGAAGCTACGCCAGAACGAAAGAGTCTTCTACTTTATTAGGGACGTTTACATTTTTCTTCTGAAAGCTTCGCCCTTTAGGGCGGGGATGCAGTAA
- a CDS encoding GNAT family N-acetyltransferase, with product MRPVVIKGKLVSLAVPTKDDVRKAWLWYNDRSVRLFLTAPEEIFFIEDELEWYERLRREKDRERVFSILENSTSSLVGFIGLHRIDHRDGHAELGYFLGREHWGKGYGSEAVKLALIYAFEWLNLRKVYARVYEPNVASIRVLEKNGFELTGRMRKHHYVPGYGFVDEVIFERFREE from the coding sequence ATGCGGCCCGTAGTCATAAAGGGAAAACTTGTCTCTCTCGCAGTCCCGACTAAGGATGATGTTAGGAAAGCCTGGCTCTGGTACAACGACAGGAGCGTTAGGCTCTTTCTGACAGCGCCCGAGGAGATTTTCTTCATCGAGGACGAGCTTGAATGGTACGAGAGGCTGAGGCGCGAGAAGGACAGGGAGAGAGTTTTCTCAATCCTTGAGAACTCAACCTCGTCGCTCGTTGGCTTTATAGGGCTCCACAGGATAGATCACCGCGACGGTCACGCCGAGCTCGGCTACTTCCTTGGGAGGGAGCACTGGGGAAAAGGCTATGGAAGCGAGGCGGTAAAGCTTGCACTGATTTACGCCTTTGAGTGGCTCAACCTCAGAAAGGTCTACGCGAGGGTCTACGAGCCGAACGTTGCCTCGATTAGGGTCCTCGAGAAGAACGGCTTCGAACTCACTGGAAGGATGAGAAAACACCACTATGTTCCGGGATACGGGTTCGTTGATGAAGTGATTTTTGAGAGGTTTAGAGAAGAATAA
- a CDS encoding DNA polymerase sliding clamp: MPFEVVFDGAKEFADMIATASNLIDEAAFKFTEEGISMRAMDPSRVVLIDLNLPESIFSKYEVEEPETIGINMDQFKKILKRGKAKDTLILRKGDENFLEITFEGTAKRTFRLPLIDVEELELELPELPFTAKVVLLGEVLKEGIKDASLVSDAIKFIAKEDEFTMRAEGETNEVEIRLTLEDEGLLDLEVEEETKSAYGISYLSDMVKGIGKADEVILRFGNEMPLQMEYMIRDEGRLTFLLAPRVEE; encoded by the coding sequence ATGCCGTTCGAAGTTGTTTTTGACGGGGCCAAGGAGTTTGCCGACATGATAGCTACTGCCAGCAACCTCATAGACGAGGCCGCTTTTAAGTTCACAGAGGAAGGAATAAGCATGCGCGCAATGGACCCGAGCAGGGTCGTTCTCATTGACCTTAACCTGCCTGAAAGCATATTCTCCAAGTACGAGGTTGAAGAACCCGAGACAATAGGCATCAACATGGACCAGTTCAAGAAGATCCTCAAGCGCGGTAAGGCCAAGGACACGCTCATCCTCAGAAAGGGCGACGAGAACTTCCTCGAGATAACCTTTGAGGGAACCGCCAAGAGGACTTTCAGGCTTCCACTGATAGACGTGGAAGAGCTTGAGCTGGAGCTTCCCGAGCTTCCTTTCACGGCCAAAGTAGTCCTCCTCGGCGAAGTCCTCAAGGAGGGTATAAAGGACGCTTCCCTCGTCAGCGACGCCATCAAGTTCATAGCCAAGGAGGATGAGTTCACGATGAGGGCCGAGGGCGAAACAAACGAGGTTGAGATAAGGCTTACCCTTGAGGATGAGGGCCTTCTTGACCTTGAGGTAGAAGAAGAGACCAAGAGCGCCTACGGCATAAGCTACCTCAGCGACATGGTCAAGGGCATCGGCAAGGCCGACGAAGTAATCCTCCGCTTCGGCAACGAGATGCCCCTCCAGATGGAGTACATGATCAGGGACGAGGGCAGGCTGACCTTCCTGCTCGCTCCGCGTGTTGAGGAGTAA